The DNA sequence CCTTGGAGCTGAACTACAGTGGAGGTGATGCGCTGGATGTGTACGGCCACTTCAATGCGCAGGTGGCCAGGGAAGCACGCATGATCCTGGGGGACCTGGAAAAGCGGGAGGGCCGGCGCTACGAATTGGAGAAGGATGGCCTGCGCATCCACACCACGCTCGATCCTGTACTGCAACGCATGGCGCACGGGGCCGTGCGGAAGCATCTGGCCACCATGCAGCCCAAACTGGACAAGGAGCTGCAGCAGCGCAAGTCGCGCGCCGCCTGGGAGAAGCAGCGCGGGGCGAAAGCCGATGCCCGATGGAAGGCGGATGAGAAGCAACGCCGCGAGGTGTATGACCATGGCGGCCGCCGTGTGGAGGAAATGAGCTACCGCGACAGTCTTTGGAACTACCACAAACTGCTGAACGGCGCTGTGCTGGTGATGGATCCTTCCAGCGGCGCGGTGCGCGCATGGGTGGGCGGCAACGACCACCGCTACCTGCCCTACGACCTGGTGACCGCGCGGCGGCAGGTTGCGAGTACCATCAAACCGGTGGTCCATGCCGCGGCCGTGGAACAGGGACTGCTGCCTTGCGATTATCTGGACAACGCGAAGAAGACCTACGCGGAGTACGACGATTGGGCGCCCGACAACTTCGACCGCGACACCATCGAAGGCGAAGTGGCACTGTGGTACGCACTGGCCAAGAGTCTGAACCGTCCCACGGTGGACCTCTACTTCCGCACCGGTGCCGAGCCTGTGCGCAAGACCTTTGAAGCCATGGGGCTGCCCACGAAGGACACGGACAAGCCCGCCGTTTCGCTCGGCGCGTCCAGCATCAGCCTGCGTGAATTGGTGGCGGCCTATGGGGCCTTCGCGTTCGGCGGCAAGCGCGTGGTGCCGCAACTCATCGCCAAGATCACCGATGCGGAGGGCACGGTGCTCTTTCAGGCGAAGCCTCCTCCTGCACATCAGGCGATCACTGAGGAGACCGCCGCCACGATCACCGCCATGCTCCGCCGCGCGGTGGACCAGGGCACGGGCGCCGCACTGCGGTCCCGCTTCGGCATCGTCAGCCCCATGGCCGGGAAAACGGGCACTTCGCAGGACCACAGCGATGCCTGGTTCGTGGCCTACACGCCGGCCCTGGTCATCGGCACCTGGGTGGGCGCCTTCGACCCCACGGTACACTTCCAAAGCGCCAATGGGACCGGATCACAGCTCGCCCTGCCCATCGCGGGCACGGTGCTCAAGGAGATCGAACGCAACGGCGACCTGCGCAAGCGGTACCTCAAGGATTTCACCCTTTACAATGCGTATGTGGTGGACCTGGACTGTCCTCCACACCGCGATCCCGAGGACCGCAGCGGATTCCAGAAACTTATCGACGACATCTTCGGGCCGAAGAAGGACCGCAACATGGACGATCCCGATACCGTGAAGAAGGACAAGAACTTCTTCGACCGGCTATTCCGCAAGAAGCGATGAGGCCGATCATCCGAAGGCCTGCATGTCGCACAACCTCCGGTACTGCCCACCGGCGGCGTACAGTTCACTGTGCGTTCCGCGCTCGATGATGCGCCCTTGCTGCATCACGCAGATCTCGTCGCAGTGCTGGATGGTGCTGAGGCGGTGCGCGATCACCAGGCTGGTCCGCCCCTCGAGCATCTTGAAGAGCGCCTCCTGCACCAGACGTTCGCTTTCCGTATCGAGCGCGCTGGTGGCTTCGTCCAGGATCAGGATCGGCGGATTCTTCAGCACCGCGCGCGCGATGCTGAGCCGCTGCTTCTGCCCGCCGCTGAGGCGGTTGCCTCCATCGCCGATGTTGGTCTGGTAGCCCTGGGGCAGTTCGGTGATGAAGCCGTGCGCATTGGCGATCCGTGCGGCACGCTCGATGTCGGCCTGTGAAACACCCGGTGTGCCGAAGGCGATGTTGTTGGCCACCGTGTCGTTGAACAGGATGCTGTCCTGGGTGACGATGCCCATCAACGCGCGCAGGTCCTTGATGCGCAGGCCGCGGATGTCGTGCCCATCGATTTTTACCGCACCGCTGGAGACGTCGAAGAAGCGCGGCAGCAGATTGGCCAGGGTGGTCTTGCCACTGCCACTGGTGCCCACGAGCGCCACACTCCTTCCCTTGGGGATGGTGATGTGGATGCCCTCCAGCACCGGCTTGTCATCGTAGCTGAAGATCACATCATCATACACCACGCTTTGGGCGAAGCCCTGTATGGCTGCGGCGTCCGCCTTCTCCTGCACAGCGTTCTCCACGGCCAGCAGATCGAAGATGCGCTGCCCACTGGCCGAGCCGCGCACGATGGCGCTCCAGCCCTGCGAGAAGCCCTTGATCGGCGCCAGCAGTTGGGAGAAGATGATGATGAAGCCCAGGAAGCTGTCGCCGGTGAGTGTGGGTTCCAGGC is a window from the Flavobacteriales bacterium genome containing:
- a CDS encoding transglycosylase domain-containing protein; translated protein: MVKSSRKRRSAQGGPGRGAVKYGLITLGLLFVTFLLLLQLVRMGFFGALPTAEDLANIRHEQATLVLASDGGVIGKLFAEDRTNVAYDDLPKHLIDALVSTEDARFFEHAGIDGKSYFRVFFRTLLGRDKGGGGGSTIAQQIVKNLYGRKRHGPLTVPVNKMKEALVAQRLERVLSKNDVLVLYFNSVPFGENTYGIESATQRFFGKSAKKLNVQEAAVLVGMLKANTSYNPRLNPERSKGRRDVVLGLMAERGHLTTAQADSLKSLPLELNYSGGDALDVYGHFNAQVAREARMILGDLEKREGRRYELEKDGLRIHTTLDPVLQRMAHGAVRKHLATMQPKLDKELQQRKSRAAWEKQRGAKADARWKADEKQRREVYDHGGRRVEEMSYRDSLWNYHKLLNGAVLVMDPSSGAVRAWVGGNDHRYLPYDLVTARRQVASTIKPVVHAAAVEQGLLPCDYLDNAKKTYAEYDDWAPDNFDRDTIEGEVALWYALAKSLNRPTVDLYFRTGAEPVRKTFEAMGLPTKDTDKPAVSLGASSISLRELVAAYGAFAFGGKRVVPQLIAKITDAEGTVLFQAKPPPAHQAITEETAATITAMLRRAVDQGTGAALRSRFGIVSPMAGKTGTSQDHSDAWFVAYTPALVIGTWVGAFDPTVHFQSANGTGSQLALPIAGTVLKEIERNGDLRKRYLKDFTLYNAYVVDLDCPPHRDPEDRSGFQKLIDDIFGPKKDRNMDDPDTVKKDKNFFDRLFRKKR
- a CDS encoding ABC transporter ATP-binding protein, producing the protein MRTFLRILRFGAPYRHYAVLNATFNLLGTVFHLLSLLLFIPFLRLLLGQVKPVEVRPVEAWTREGLEGTINWVLTRLIETQGHMGALLAICVAVVVLFLFKNLFRYLALLAITNFRNRIVRDIRRRIYTKLLELPLRYHSGERKGDLLALITNDMHVVEFSVMLYIEMVFREPVAVLLFLATMITLSPQLTLIALLLLPVSGLLIARVSRSLKKRSTRVQEKEADLLARVEETLGGIRVVKAFNGEADMERRFARENELLMRAHIAMMRRQDLASPLSETMGAAVMAAIAYIGGSFVLGLEPTLTGDSFLGFIIIFSQLLAPIKGFSQGWSAIVRGSASGQRIFDLLAVENAVQEKADAAAIQGFAQSVVYDDVIFSYDDKPVLEGIHITIPKGRSVALVGTSGSGKTTLANLLPRFFDVSSGAVKIDGHDIRGLRIKDLRALMGIVTQDSILFNDTVANNIAFGTPGVSQADIERAARIANAHGFITELPQGYQTNIGDGGNRLSGGQKQRLSIARAVLKNPPILILDEATSALDTESERLVQEALFKMLEGRTSLVIAHRLSTIQHCDEICVMQQGRIIERGTHSELYAAGGQYRRLCDMQAFG